The region TCTCTCCGCCCGGAGGGTCGGGCGTCCGGGGCCCGATGCCGGCGCGCTCCAGGGCGGCGGAGTTCACCCAGAGGAGGTGTCCGTCCTTGCTGGTCAGGGCCACGGGGCGACCGATGCTGACCGCATCCAGGTCGTCGCGCGTGGGCCACCGTCCCTCCGCCCAGCGGTTTCGGTCCCAGCCTCCGCCCAGCACCCAGGTTCCCGGCGGTGCTGTGGCTGCAGCCGCCGCTACCATCTGCACCGCTTCGGCCAGGGACCGCGTCTGCCGCAGGTCCAGCCTCCGCACAAGCAACCCGTAGGCAAGGAGGTGCACGTGGCAGTCAATCAGGCCGGGCAGGACCGTCCGTCCCCCGAGGTCGATGCGCCGCGCCTGAGGGAAGGCCGCCGCCAGCTCGCCGGCCGGGCCGGTGGCCAGGATCCACTCCCCCGCCACGGCCAGAGCGTCTGTGACCGGGCACTGCGGATCCAGGGTGCAGGTGCGCAGTCCGGTGAAGAGGGTGACGGGGTTCGCCGTCACCGCCCGGCCTGGTCGAGGCGGCGCAGCAGGGTGGCCATGGCGATGGCGCTCTCGGCGGCCTCCCGCCCCCGGTGCCGCTCGGCAGCGACCCGGGCGGCGGCCTGGGCCGGATCGTACACGCTGAGGACCTGGAAGATCACCGGCACGCCGGTCTCATACCCCGCCCGGGCCACGCCGGCGGCCGCCTCCCGGCTGACGTGCTCGAAGTGCGCGGTCTCGCCCTTGATCACACACCCAAGGGCGATGACCGCGTCGTAGGCGCGGGAAGAGGCCAGCCGCCGCGCCACCAGGGGGATCTCGAAGGCGCCGGGCACCCAGGCCACGTCCACCACGGCGGCACGGCGAGCCGCCAGCACCTCCTTTGCTCCCTGCAGCAGCTGCTCCGTGATCCCCTGGTTGTAGCGGCTGACCACGATAGCAAAGCGCAGACCGGCGGCGTCCCTCGACCCTTCCCAGGTGGCTCCCCGCGGTCCCGAGGCCTCACTCACGGCTGCAGCACGCTCCGGCACGCTCACTCAATCGAGAGCAGGTGCCCCAGCTTGTGCCGCTTCGTCTTCAGGTAGCGGTAGTTCTCCTG is a window of Armatimonadota bacterium DNA encoding:
- the ribH gene encoding 6,7-dimethyl-8-ribityllumazine synthase — protein: MSEASGPRGATWEGSRDAAGLRFAIVVSRYNQGITEQLLQGAKEVLAARRAAVVDVAWVPGAFEIPLVARRLASSRAYDAVIALGCVIKGETAHFEHVSREAAAGVARAGYETGVPVIFQVLSVYDPAQAAARVAAERHRGREAAESAIAMATLLRRLDQAGR